Proteins found in one Larimichthys crocea isolate SSNF chromosome I, L_crocea_2.0, whole genome shotgun sequence genomic segment:
- the LOC113748122 gene encoding small integral membrane protein 26, protein MKPKDLTAWNRRVSAVYAVGVWTMIGSYAYFKYTGRYDDTPVKTEDVEKAEDPDQVVYQTAHTKTIITYKKDFVPFTTRIYNFFKSSSSEDK, encoded by the exons ATGAAGCCTAAAGACCTGACCGCGTGGAACCGCAGAGTGTCTGCTGTGTACGCGGTCGGTGTGTGGACCATGATCGGTTCATACGCGTACTTCAAATACACAGGACGGTATGACGACACGCCGG TGAAGACAGAAGACGTGGAAAAGGCTGAGGATCCAGATCAAGTCGTGTACCAGACTGCTCACACCAAAACCATCATCACCTACAAGAAAGACTTTGTCCCGTTCACCACGAGGATCTACAACTTCTTCAAGTCATCCAGCAGTGAAGACAAATAA
- the dtd1 gene encoding D-aminoacyl-tRNA deacylase 1, which yields MRAIVQRVSRASVTVGEEQVSSIGRGLCVLLGISVEDTQRDADYIVRKILNLRLFEDENGRAWTKSVMDRDFEVLCVSQFTLQCILKGNKPDFHSAMPAELAQPFYDSIMENMRSTYKPELIKDGKFGAYMQVHIQNDGPVTIELTSPTGPTDPKQLSKQEKQQQRKEKTRSKGPSESSREKGLQRHRQDHNASSGAEGDVSSEREP from the exons ATGCGAGCTATCGTCCAGCGGGTCAGCCGGGCCTCAGTCACAG TGGGAGAAGAACAAGTCAGCTCCATTGGCCGAggactgtgtgtgctgctgggtATATCAGTGGAGGACACCCAGAGGGATGCTGACTACAT AGTACGTAAGATCCTGAACCTGCGGCTGTTTGAAGACGAGAACGGCCGAGCGTGGACCAAGAGTGTCATGGACAGGGACTTCGAGGTGCTGTGTGTGAGCCAGTTCACCCTGCAGTGTATACTGAAAGGCAACAAGCCAGACTTCCACTCAGCCATGCCTGCAGAGCTGGCCCAGCCTTTCTACGACAGCATCATGGAGAACATGAGGAGTACCTACAAGCCAGAGCTCATTAAGG ACGGGAAATTTGGAGCCTACATGCAGGTCCACATTCAAAACGACGGACCTGTAACCATCGAACTGACGTCACCTACTGGTCCCACAGACCCCAAACAG CTGTCAaagcaggagaagcagcagcagaggaaagagaagacgCGCTCAAAGGGTCCCTCGGAGTCGAGCAGGGAGAAAGGCCTCCAACGTCACAGACAGGACCACAACGCCAGCAGCGGAGCTGAGGGTGACGTGTCGTCAGAGAGGGAGCCCTAG